The genomic interval GATGACGCTCGCGGTCTCCCGGACGTTCTCGGGGAGGCCGAGGGCGCTCGCCATGCGGTCGATCTCGCCGAGCGCCTGCTTGAGGTTGCGCTCCTTGGAGTCGCGGGTGCGGAACCGCTCGTTCCACTTCCGGAGGCGCTGCATCTTCGCGCGCTGGCGACTCCCGAGCGAGTTGCCGTACGCGTCCTTGTCGCGCCAGTCGATGTTGGTCGAGAGCCCCTTGTCGTGCATCATGTTCGTCGTCGGCGCGCCGACGCGGGACTTCTGGTCTTTCTCCGCGGAGTCGAACGCGCGCCACTCGGGGCCGCGGTCGACGGCGTCCTCCTCGACGACGAGACCGCAGTCCTGACAGACCGTCTCGCCGTGC from Halomarina salina carries:
- a CDS encoding transcription initiation factor IIB, with protein sequence MSDSNTRTRERTTEAESEQTDEREGLDCPECGGQLIDDSEHGETVCQDCGLVVEEDAVDRGPEWRAFDSAEKDQKSRVGAPTTNMMHDKGLSTNIDWRDKDAYGNSLGSRQRAKMQRLRKWNERFRTRDSKERNLKQALGEIDRMASALGLPENVRETASVI